One genomic window of Acidimicrobiales bacterium includes the following:
- the rfbB gene encoding dTDP-glucose 4,6-dehydratase yields the protein MNVLVTGGAGFIGSNFVRFWRHRHPDDRVVVVDLLTYAGVRASLTDLEGDHVAFVQADVGDLAAMEKAMADHAVDQVVHFAAESHNSLAVLDPARFFRTNVLGTQAVLEAARRHGVKRFHHISTCEVYGDLPLDSDESFTEDTPYRPRTPYNASKAGADHAVRAYFETYELPVTITNCSNNYGPYQFPEKVIPLFVTNALDDKPLPLYASTANQREWLHVDDHCRAIEAVLKNGRVGETYNVGSGFEASIEELADLILVALHKPSSLKAIVPDRPGHDRRYLLDSRKIRREVGWSPLVDFADGLVKTIRWYRDHPDWWQPLIGRSPVVEESAWR from the coding sequence GTGAACGTCCTCGTCACCGGCGGCGCCGGCTTCATCGGCTCCAACTTCGTGCGTTTCTGGCGCCATCGCCACCCCGACGACCGGGTGGTGGTCGTCGACCTCCTGACCTACGCGGGCGTGCGGGCCAGCCTCACCGACCTCGAAGGCGACCACGTCGCCTTCGTGCAGGCCGACGTGGGCGACCTGGCCGCCATGGAGAAGGCGATGGCCGACCATGCCGTCGACCAGGTGGTGCACTTTGCCGCCGAGTCGCACAACAGCCTGGCCGTGCTCGACCCCGCGCGCTTCTTCCGCACCAACGTGCTGGGCACCCAGGCCGTGCTGGAAGCGGCCCGTCGCCACGGGGTCAAGCGCTTCCACCACATCTCCACCTGCGAGGTCTACGGCGACCTCCCCCTCGACAGCGACGAGTCGTTCACGGAAGACACGCCGTACCGCCCGCGCACGCCCTACAACGCCTCGAAGGCGGGCGCCGACCACGCCGTGCGGGCCTACTTCGAGACCTACGAGCTGCCGGTCACCATCACCAACTGCTCCAACAACTACGGGCCGTACCAGTTCCCCGAAAAGGTCATCCCCCTGTTCGTCACCAACGCCCTCGACGACAAGCCGCTGCCCTTGTACGCCTCGACCGCCAACCAGCGCGAGTGGCTCCACGTCGACGACCACTGCCGGGCCATCGAGGCGGTGCTGAAGAACGGCCGGGTGGGTGAGACCTACAACGTGGGGAGCGGCTTCGAGGCGTCCATCGAAGAACTGGCCGACCTCATCCTCGTTGCCCTGCACAAGCCGTCGTCGCTCAAGGCGATCGTGCCCGACCGCCCCGGCCACGACCGCCGCTACCTGCTCGACTCCCGCAAGATCCGCCGTGAGGTCGGGTGGTCGCCGCTGGTCGACTTCGCCGACGGCCTGGTGAAGACCATCCGCTGGTACCGCGACCACCCCGACTGGTGGCAGCCGCTGATCGGGCGTTCGCCGGTCGTCGAGGAATCGGCGTGGCGCTGA
- the rfbD gene encoding dTDP-4-dehydrorhamnose reductase: MALRLLVTGAGGQLGREVVALGGIPTTVDVRDRDAVLAAVSELRPDRIVHCAAYTDVDGCELDPDRAYAVNALGTRHVVEAARLVGAHVTCISTDYVFDGDSTRPYTEWDDVRPVSAYGASKLAGEREVGPADAVVRTSWLCGRYGTNFVTSVLKLARERGGDFTMVDDQVGCPTLADDLAAVVVRLSTDARPGVFHVTNQGAVSRYEFAREIVRAAGLEPVFSACKTADLQPPRPARRPSYSVLDNAALRLSGLPLLPDFRPSLQRLVKELS; the protein is encoded by the coding sequence GTGGCGCTGAGGCTCCTCGTCACCGGCGCAGGCGGCCAGCTCGGACGGGAAGTGGTGGCGCTGGGCGGCATCCCCACGACCGTCGACGTGCGCGACCGCGACGCCGTGCTCGCCGCCGTGAGCGAACTGCGCCCCGACCGCATCGTGCATTGCGCGGCCTACACCGACGTCGACGGCTGCGAGCTCGATCCCGACCGCGCCTACGCCGTCAACGCGCTCGGCACCCGCCATGTGGTCGAAGCGGCCCGCCTCGTCGGCGCCCACGTGACCTGCATCTCTACCGACTACGTGTTCGACGGCGACAGCACGCGGCCGTACACCGAGTGGGACGACGTGCGGCCGGTGTCGGCCTACGGCGCCTCCAAGCTGGCGGGCGAGCGCGAGGTCGGTCCTGCCGACGCCGTGGTGCGCACCTCGTGGTTGTGCGGCCGCTACGGCACCAACTTCGTGACCTCGGTGCTGAAGCTCGCCCGCGAGCGGGGCGGCGACTTCACCATGGTCGACGACCAAGTGGGCTGCCCCACCCTGGCCGACGACCTCGCGGCGGTCGTGGTGCGCCTGAGCACCGACGCCCGCCCCGGCGTCTTCCACGTGACCAACCAAGGGGCCGTGTCGCGCTACGAGTTCGCCCGTGAGATCGTGCGGGCCGCAGGACTCGAACCTGTGTTCTCCGCCTGCAAGACCGCTGACCTGCAGCCGCCCCGGCCTGCCCGGCGCCCCTCTTACTCGGTGCTCGACAACGCCGCCCTGCGGCTGTCGGGCCTGCCCCTGCTGCCCGACTTCCGCCCGTCGTTGCAGCGCCTCGTCAAGGAACTCTCGTGA
- a CDS encoding glycosyltransferase family 2 protein: protein MSDVTAVIVNYNAAEYLVPCVESLRAAGVAETVVADNDSHDGSAEALAAADPDATWLPTGGNFGFGGGANRGAAVASGHYLLICNPDITVEPDAVRLLVDAMEKDRRLAVVGPAILNPDGTVYPSPRVFPRLRDAAGHAFLGMALPRNRWTVRYRMLDFDRSSAAGDVDWVSGSCFLVRREAWDALGGFDEGYFMYAEDTDICWRAHQAGWRVGFEPAARVVHVQGASTSKIPYRMIRAHHRSLLRFSSRTATGPKRALLPVIAVALALRTVLALGHRALNRPATR, encoded by the coding sequence GTGAGCGACGTCACCGCTGTCATCGTCAACTACAACGCGGCCGAGTACCTGGTGCCGTGCGTCGAGTCGCTGCGGGCCGCGGGCGTGGCCGAGACCGTGGTGGCCGACAACGACTCCCACGACGGCTCGGCCGAAGCCCTGGCCGCCGCCGACCCCGACGCCACGTGGCTCCCCACCGGCGGCAACTTCGGCTTCGGCGGCGGGGCCAACCGCGGCGCGGCGGTGGCCTCCGGGCACTACCTGCTGATCTGCAACCCCGACATCACCGTCGAGCCCGACGCCGTGCGCCTGTTGGTCGACGCCATGGAGAAGGACCGCCGCCTGGCCGTCGTCGGCCCCGCCATCCTCAACCCCGACGGCACCGTCTACCCCAGCCCCCGGGTGTTCCCGCGGCTGCGCGACGCCGCGGGCCACGCCTTCCTCGGCATGGCCCTGCCCCGCAACCGCTGGACGGTGCGCTACCGCATGCTCGACTTCGACCGCAGCAGCGCGGCGGGCGACGTCGACTGGGTGTCGGGGTCGTGCTTCCTGGTACGGCGCGAGGCGTGGGACGCGCTGGGGGGCTTCGACGAGGGCTACTTCATGTACGCCGAGGACACCGACATCTGCTGGCGGGCCCACCAGGCGGGCTGGCGGGTCGGCTTCGAGCCCGCCGCCCGGGTGGTGCACGTGCAGGGGGCGTCGACCAGCAAGATCCCCTATCGCATGATCCGGGCGCATCATCGGTCGCTGCTGCGCTTCTCGTCGCGCACAGCCACAGGGCCCAAGCGGGCGCTCTTGCCGGTCATCGCCGTCGCCTTGGCGCTGCGCACGGTCCTCGCGCTGGGCCACCGAGCCCTCAACCGTCCCGCGACACGGTAG